From Anopheles arabiensis isolate DONGOLA chromosome 3, AaraD3, whole genome shotgun sequence, a single genomic window includes:
- the LOC120901492 gene encoding cell cycle checkpoint protein RAD17, with translation MQRKGDGKPADLLEHFKPAQEADLAIHVKKIEEVKQWLTAAKKLHPATQILLVTGPSGSGKSVCLKTLAKVLGYSIHEWTTPVDVDLYYDDKFDFDQDRVEKQGRRPQKALFDDFLYKTSRYCSLFASAAGESSKLLLVKDFPNSMLRSPEEFHDSLDRFRDSSTDPIVFIATDTASKSLDVAYNLFPPAVLESFQIHQIKFNAVSATLLKKAIKRIGSVMKADKDIAKQYQTVPSKQVEEDIIASSQGDLRNCCLNYLFTCMKSDGGPMPKRLRLDGSSVGGKSGKASKAATNRHKQPLGLNENLTIMHALGRIFHPKFVKQDGETRFVHSPESITECFLTQPTSIVSLLHSNYVTRCTDIQNVAAASDTLTVVDGIMNEFRSDQLAMYGLTIAVRSMMVNNEQTAHGFQPIRKKIKVQLHESTKSYSEELKKLGLIERPVPPRLLATEYKGYVSMIRKPVPNKP, from the exons ATGCAAAGAAAGGGCGACGGAAAGCCGGCTGATCTGTTGGAACACTTCAAACCGGCACAGGAGGCAGACCTGGCGATACACGTGAAAAAGATAGAGGAAGTGAAGCAATGGCTAACAGCAGCGAAAAAACTACACCCCGCAACGCAAATCCTGCTCGTCACGGGCCCATCCGGCAGCGGCAAAAGCGTTTGCCTGAAAACGCTCGCCAAAGTGCTCGGCTACAGCATCCACGAGTGGACGACACCGGTCGATGTGGATCTGTACTACGACGATAAGTTCGATTTCGACCAGGATCGGGTGGAGAAGCAAGGCCGCCGGCCACAGAAGGCACTGTTTGACGATTTCCTGTACAAAACGTCACGCTACTGCTCGCTGTTTGCCAGTGCGGCGGGCGAATCGtcgaagctgctgctggtgaaggATTTTCCCAACTCGATGCTCCGGTCGCCGGAAGAGTTTCACGATTCGCTGGACCGCTTCCGGGACAGCAGCACGGATCCGATCGTCTTCATCGCCACCGATACGGCCAGCAAATCGCTGGACGTGGCGTACAATCTTTTCCCGCCGGCCGTGCTGGAAAGCTTCCAGATACACCAGATCAAGTTCAATGCCGTGTCGGCAACGCTGCTGAAGAAGGCGATCAAGCGCATCGGCAGCGTTATGAAGGCGGATAAAGACATCGCCAAACAGTACCAAACCGTCCCATCCAAGCAGGTGGAGGAAGACATCATTGCTTCGTCGCAGGGAGACTTGCGGAACTGCTGTCTGAACTATTTGTTCACGTGCATGAAATCGGACGGTGGGCCCATGCCGAAGCGGTTGCGTCTTGATGGCAGCAGCGTCGGTGGTAAATCGGGTAAAGCTAGCAAAGCTGCCACCAACAGGCATAAACAGCCGCTCggattgaatgaaaatttaacaatTATGCACGCACTCGGACGCATCTTCCATCCAAAGT TTGTGAAGCAAGACGGAGAGACGAGATTCGTACATTCGCCGGAAAGCATAACGGAATGCTTCCTAACGCAACCGACGAGCATCGTGTCGCTGCTGCACTCAAATTACGTGACCAGATGTACGGATATACAAAACGTGGCTGCTGCCTCCGATACGCTCACTGTAGTCGATGGCATTATGAACGAATTTAGA AGTGACCAGCTCGCAATGTACGGTTTAACCATAGCCGTTCGTAGCATGATGGTGAACAACGAGCAAACCGCTCACGGATTTCAACCGAtaagaaagaaaattaaagTACAGCTGCATGAAAG CACGAAATCCTACTCAGAGGAGCTAAAGAAGCTCGGTTTAATTGAACGACCGGTCCCGCCACGGTTGTTAGCCACGGAGTACAAGGGTTACGTATCAATGATTCGAAAACCTGTGCCAAACAAACCCTAA
- the LOC120903548 gene encoding uncharacterized protein LOC120903548, with amino-acid sequence MGIRHLHSFMERKVDGGLYTVKMQHEISNAKKSVEKPLVVIDLMAMFGVFCSDRRSLLCGSQFWVVEHTADSFFKRLTDAGAELVFFYDGTLQLNKYDTWINRQNGKYDRMIDVLDGINARMPLAVAADKFDRTLPNNTCIKLENVAKRHGELIVSTDLECDQALAIYATKHKALAVISHDTDFLIFEGGWQLWHANHIDVNKLITKAYGRQALLRTLGLQWRQMALWATLAGNDFFSYDELEPFLNDLGPHTQKFYKLAEYVRRLTVRNGKLDDDTVRSILGRVYKKRRVPPEAYEWFRQSYAFYQVDEPSEKKPDDPFAYLLQAGYSFTHSILTGVPFNVTLFFFDYRSSEFGNYYEIIEPIISRIGGILLYHHQHERQHITVVTKRNHQEPHSFGTVAATFPTAITPPPVMDLISTDGPVQASLLERKLQLWRWVCSDDLLDVEQFNTVPPAFMCTVLTLYRLRQCGAIRLFEADLLLLIAHQLSNGAFDPLQEPHPQKLISRAFRLGFLFQKVYSHMDRVAKALGLPQEYRPTTPYDGLRFHNMYRVWTSMKVEPHHIEPIAEWRFYQQTKST; translated from the exons ATGGGAATACGTCATCTCCACAGCTTTATGGAGAGGAAGGTGGACGGTGGACTATACACCGTTAAAATGCAGCACGAAATTTC GAATGCGAAGAAAAGCGTCGAAAAGCCGTTGGTCGTGATTGACCTGATGGCGATGTTCGGAGTGTTTTGTTCCGACAGACGAAGCCTACTGTGTGGCAGCCAGTTCTGGGTGGTGGAGCATACGGCGGATTCGTTTTTCAAACGCCTCACCGATGCCGGTGCCGAGCTGGTCTTTTTCTACGACGGTACACTGCAGCTGAACAAGTACGACACGTGGATCAACCGGCAGAATGGCAAGTACGACCGGATGATCGATGTACTGGACGGAATCAATGCACGGATGCCGCTGGCAGTGGCCGCGGACAAGTTTGACCGAACGCTGCCAAACAACACCTGCATCAAGCTGGAGAATGTGGCCAAGCGGCATGGCGAGCTAATCGTATCGACCGATTTGGAGTGCGACCAGGCGCTGGCAATTTACGCCACCAAGCATAAGGCGCTGGCGGTGATATCGCACGATACGGATTTCCTCATTTTCGAGGGCGGCTGGCAGCTGTGGCACGCGAACCACATCGATGTGAACAAGTTGATTACGAAGGCTTACGGCAGGCAGGCGCTACTACGCACGCTTGGCTTGCAGTGGCGCCAGATGGCATTGTGGGCAACGTTGGCCGGGAACGATTTCTTCAGCTACGACGAGCTGGAACCGTTTCTGAACGATCTTGGCCCGCACACGCAAAAGTTTTACAAGCTGGCCGAGTATGTGCGACGGTTGACGGTGCGTAACGGGAAGCTGGATGACGATACGGTACGCTCGATACTGGGACGGGTGTACAAGAAGAGGCGCGTACCGCCGGAAGCTTACGAATGGTTTCGGCAAAGCTATGCCTTCTACCAGGTG GATGAACCATCGGAGAAGAAACCCGACGATCCGTTCGCCTATCTGCTACAGGCTGGGTACAGCTTTACCCACAGCATACTGACCGGGGTACCGTTTAACGTCacgctcttttttttcgacTACCGGTCGTCAGAATTTGGCAATTATTATGAAATAATCGAACCGATTATTTCCCGCATCGGTGGTATCCTGCTATACCACCATCAGCACGAACGGCAGCACATAACGGTCGTCACAAAGCGCAACCATCAAGAACCACACTCGTTCGGTACGGTTGCAGCTACCTTCCCGACTGCCATCACACCGCCACCGGTAATGGATTTGATTTCAACCGACGGGCCCGTACAGGCCTCGCTGCTCGAGCGCAAACTGCAACTGTGGCGTTGGGTTTGTTCCGACGATTTGCTCGACGTGGAACAGTTCAATACCGTGCCACCCGCGTTCATGTGCACGGTACTTACCCTGTACCGGTTGCGCCAGTGTGGTGCGATTCGCCTGTTCGAAGCGGATCTACTTTTGCTCATCGCGCACCAACTTTCGAACGGTGCGTTCGATCCACTGCAGGAACCGCACCCGCAGAAACTGATTTCGCGCGCGTTCCGACTAGGGTTCTTGTTCCAAAAAGTGTACAGCCACATGGACCGGGTGGCAAAAGCGCTTGGCCTACCGCAGGAGTACCGGCCAACGACACCGTACGACGGGCTACGCTTCCACAACATGTATCGCGTGTGGACGAGCATGAAGGTGGAACCGCATCACATCGAACCGATCGCGGAGTGGCGGTTCTACCAGCAGACAAAAAGCACATAA